In one window of Candidatus Scalindua sp. DNA:
- the bamA gene encoding outer membrane protein assembly factor BamA, giving the protein MLCKYAIFAVTIAFSLLIACLALNAQESSEDRLIINKIEVKGCKRVSELSIKAATKIRVGDVYDPQSVGQDVDAIWSLGFFDNIEVEIEPFEDGVILVFLVTERPVVRNISIVGNREISTNSLEAVIELRKGDYLKSYLEKFGEDKIRDLYRDKGFHFADVVCVEEESDGYVDIIFHVKEGSKVFIKEIRVEGNSTFMEKKLLKLLPVKKRKFPRLVFPGIFNQEKLDEGKDRIKAFYGSGGWLDADVKTEIQFSPDKTQMFIKLLVDEGDRYYVGATDINGNKLFTDSEIREILELEKGDPFLPEALQKDSEKIRNSYGRQGYVDTAVQVSHKYSRDKPEVDIIYDIQEKERIFIEKISISGNDKTKDNVIRREFLFYPGERLDTEKIRISQQRLVNTGFFDNESGIPTNIDYEPGSMPNTRNVLVEVMEGRTGLLRFGGGLGANVGLFADVSYTDKNFDLFDFPKSWKDFASGNAFRGGGHVVTLRFSPGFQRTEGLFSFQNPSVYDTGYNLGFSSFIFRRAREDYDEERKGGKLTVGKQVLRGVTLRLTPSYEVIGIQNVDGNAPGTVDDIEGSSSKLALELRADLDTRDDRFVPSKGYQAESSIEVAGLDVDIIKFVLSAKKYKTLFDFPGWGKHIISFGGTFGLVENTTDEPVPIFERFFAGGSGSLRGFSFRGVGTVDSETGEQIGGEVLLLGSVEYTMPVYTDMARGALFIDVGKSDDDISDINLNNMRASVGFGVRMRVPFLGNSIISVDFGIPIVRKSEDDTQTITFNFGGSGL; this is encoded by the coding sequence ATGTTATGCAAATACGCGATTTTTGCTGTCACGATAGCATTTTCTTTGCTGATTGCCTGCCTGGCGCTTAATGCTCAGGAGTCTTCAGAAGACAGGCTCATCATAAATAAAATTGAGGTAAAGGGCTGCAAAAGGGTAAGTGAACTATCAATAAAGGCGGCGACAAAGATAAGGGTCGGTGATGTCTATGATCCACAATCCGTAGGTCAGGATGTTGATGCAATCTGGTCACTGGGATTTTTTGACAATATTGAGGTTGAAATAGAACCTTTTGAGGATGGGGTAATACTGGTTTTTCTTGTAACCGAGAGGCCGGTTGTGCGAAATATTTCAATTGTCGGCAATAGAGAAATTTCAACAAATAGTCTTGAGGCGGTTATTGAACTGAGAAAGGGTGATTATTTAAAATCATATCTGGAAAAATTCGGTGAAGATAAAATCCGGGACCTTTACCGAGATAAAGGGTTCCATTTTGCTGATGTAGTATGTGTCGAGGAAGAGTCGGATGGTTATGTAGACATAATCTTTCATGTAAAAGAAGGCTCAAAAGTTTTTATAAAGGAGATACGAGTTGAAGGCAACAGCACATTTATGGAAAAAAAACTTCTGAAGCTCTTGCCGGTCAAAAAGAGAAAGTTTCCTCGTTTAGTTTTTCCCGGGATCTTTAATCAGGAGAAGCTTGATGAGGGTAAAGATAGAATCAAGGCTTTTTACGGGAGCGGTGGCTGGTTGGATGCCGATGTGAAAACTGAGATACAGTTTAGTCCTGACAAGACTCAGATGTTTATCAAGCTCCTGGTGGACGAGGGAGACCGTTACTACGTCGGTGCAACGGATATTAATGGAAATAAACTTTTCACTGATTCTGAAATTCGGGAGATTCTTGAATTGGAAAAAGGAGACCCTTTTCTGCCTGAAGCCCTTCAGAAAGATTCAGAAAAAATTAGAAATTCTTATGGAAGACAGGGGTACGTTGATACAGCAGTACAGGTGAGTCATAAGTATAGCAGGGATAAGCCGGAAGTAGATATTATCTACGATATTCAGGAAAAAGAGAGGATATTTATTGAAAAGATCTCCATTTCCGGCAATGACAAGACAAAGGATAATGTCATACGGAGAGAGTTTCTTTTTTATCCAGGTGAGCGACTTGATACTGAAAAAATCCGTATTAGCCAGCAACGGCTCGTAAATACCGGGTTTTTTGATAACGAGTCTGGTATTCCAACAAACATTGACTATGAACCAGGGTCAATGCCGAATACCAGAAATGTTCTTGTCGAAGTCATGGAGGGGAGGACTGGCCTTTTACGTTTTGGAGGAGGTCTGGGTGCTAACGTCGGTCTGTTTGCGGATGTTTCGTATACAGATAAAAACTTCGATTTATTTGATTTTCCCAAGAGTTGGAAAGATTTTGCTTCTGGCAATGCCTTTCGAGGGGGAGGGCATGTGGTGACGTTAAGGTTTAGTCCTGGATTTCAAAGGACCGAAGGTCTGTTTTCGTTTCAGAACCCCTCAGTTTATGACACCGGATACAACCTGGGATTCAGTTCCTTTATTTTCAGGCGTGCCAGGGAAGATTATGATGAGGAAAGAAAGGGGGGGAAACTCACGGTAGGTAAGCAGGTTCTGCGAGGGGTAACGCTCAGGCTTACGCCAAGTTATGAAGTTATTGGCATACAGAACGTCGATGGTAATGCGCCGGGAACGGTTGATGATATAGAGGGCAGCAGTTCCAAGTTAGCCCTCGAACTGCGTGCCGATCTCGATACCCGTGACGATCGTTTCGTCCCTTCGAAGGGATATCAGGCAGAGTCTTCCATTGAAGTGGCCGGTCTCGATGTTGATATTATTAAATTTGTATTGAGTGCAAAAAAATATAAAACACTCTTTGATTTTCCAGGGTGGGGTAAACATATCATTTCCTTCGGAGGGACGTTTGGTTTGGTTGAAAATACTACCGATGAACCGGTTCCGATTTTTGAACGCTTCTTTGCCGGTGGGTCTGGCTCTTTGCGAGGTTTTAGTTTTCGAGGTGTTGGTACCGTTGATTCTGAGACTGGAGAGCAAATTGGTGGTGAGGTGCTTTTGCTTGGATCGGTAGAATACACCATGCCGGTATATACTGATATGGCAAGAGGCGCGCTTTTTATTGATGTAGGTAAAAGCGATGATGACATTAGTGATATTAA
- the dnaB gene encoding replicative DNA helicase, translating into MSNALIQEKVQPYSMEAEISVLGSMLIDNETIGLVAQVLNGNSFYKTAHIHIYEAIINLYDKQRVVDLVILKDELYKRSLLDKVGGAEYLMELEESVPITANVEFYAKIVREKAIKRELIAATTNIQQKAYHDSLESDELLDLAEKSIFDITQQKLSHPTTKLYEILNSTFDRLETLHERESRLTGLSTGFYDLDDITSGLQDSELLIVAARPSMGKTSFTLNLAENVGVNEKKPTVIFSMEMSAQQVAQNMLCSHAKIDAHLMRTGKLDDNQWSKLPLSMGVLSEAAIFIDETPGLSILELRAKARRLKAQQDIQLIIIDYLQLMESGRGESRQQEISVISRGLKALARELKIPVIAVSQLNRSVETREGHKPRISDLRESGSIEQDADVIMLLHRDDYYDPGKNPGMVELNIAKQRNGPVGKINLTFLRQFLRFENCNTDVSLNEY; encoded by the coding sequence ATGTCAAACGCGTTGATACAGGAAAAAGTACAGCCCTATAGTATGGAGGCGGAAATCAGTGTTCTGGGCTCTATGCTGATTGACAACGAAACGATTGGCTTGGTTGCGCAGGTATTGAATGGGAATAGTTTTTACAAGACTGCCCACATTCATATTTATGAAGCCATAATTAATTTGTATGATAAGCAGAGGGTTGTTGATCTGGTTATTTTAAAAGATGAGCTTTATAAACGCTCTCTTCTCGATAAGGTTGGTGGTGCGGAATATTTAATGGAGCTTGAGGAATCCGTCCCCATAACCGCGAATGTAGAATTTTATGCGAAGATAGTTCGGGAAAAAGCAATAAAGCGTGAGCTGATTGCAGCTACGACAAATATTCAGCAGAAGGCCTACCATGACTCCCTGGAATCTGACGAGCTTTTAGATCTGGCTGAAAAGTCAATATTTGATATAACTCAGCAGAAACTTTCACATCCTACTACAAAACTTTACGAAATACTCAATAGTACCTTTGACCGCCTGGAAACCTTGCATGAAAGGGAAAGCCGGCTGACAGGCTTGTCAACCGGGTTTTATGATCTGGACGATATAACTTCAGGCTTGCAGGATTCAGAACTGCTCATAGTGGCAGCCAGACCAAGTATGGGAAAGACCAGCTTTACGCTGAACCTGGCGGAAAATGTGGGAGTAAATGAAAAAAAGCCGACCGTTATTTTTTCTATGGAAATGTCGGCACAGCAGGTTGCGCAAAACATGTTATGTTCGCATGCGAAGATTGATGCGCACTTGATGCGGACGGGGAAACTTGATGACAATCAATGGTCAAAACTTCCTCTGTCAATGGGTGTGTTGTCAGAGGCTGCAATATTTATCGATGAAACTCCGGGGCTCAGCATTCTTGAGCTGCGTGCCAAAGCTCGACGTCTTAAGGCACAACAGGATATACAGCTGATCATTATAGATTATCTTCAGCTTATGGAAAGTGGACGTGGAGAAAGTCGGCAGCAGGAAATCTCCGTTATTTCAAGGGGTTTAAAGGCGCTGGCCCGTGAATTAAAAATACCTGTTATAGCGGTATCACAGCTGAACCGTTCGGTGGAAACACGAGAGGGGCACAAACCGAGGATTTCAGATCTGAGAGAGTCTGGTTCTATAGAGCAGGATGCTGATGTGATAATGTTGTTGCATAGGGACGATTACTATGATCCTGGTAAAAATCCGGGTATGGTTGAATTGAATATTGCAAAGCAGAGAAATGGACCTGTTGGTAAAATAAATCTTACTTTTTTACGCCAATTCTTAAGATTTGAAAATTGTAATACCGACGTTTCTTTGAATGAGTATTAA
- the rplI gene encoding 50S ribosomal protein L9, which translates to MKILLKKDIKKLGKIGDIVDVANGYARNYLLPKKFATNINPGNIEQLNNKRNKQEIAYREEIGNLRTIADNISRALCTITVKTNKEGKLFGSVAAVHIAEVLCGKGFSVDENMVDLEAPIKKCGEYKVLVALHPEVKAECSVQIVSESEDSVGPQEEPK; encoded by the coding sequence ATGAAGATTTTACTGAAAAAAGATATCAAAAAGCTGGGGAAGATTGGTGACATAGTAGATGTGGCTAATGGTTATGCAAGGAACTATCTTTTGCCTAAAAAGTTTGCAACGAACATAAATCCTGGAAATATTGAGCAGTTAAATAATAAGAGAAATAAGCAGGAGATAGCCTACAGAGAAGAAATCGGGAACCTGCGAACTATCGCGGACAATATTTCAAGAGCGTTATGCACGATAACGGTTAAGACAAACAAAGAGGGAAAGCTTTTTGGTTCTGTGGCAGCGGTTCACATTGCCGAAGTTCTCTGTGGAAAGGGTTTTTCTGTAGATGAAAATATGGTTGACCTTGAGGCTCCAATAAAAAAGTGTGGTGAATACAAGGTGTTGGTGGCACTCCATCCTGAGGTGAAAGCGGAATGCAGTGTGCAAATTGTGAGTGAATCAGAGGATTCTGTAGGTCCTCAAGAGGAGCCGAAATAG
- the rpsR gene encoding 30S ribosomal protein S18, producing the protein MDRRKTNKISLQKKSKYAELTNKCRFCRMKMDEVDYKDLKYLQKLMGSQSRLLSKRRSGNCSTHQRSVKTALKRARFMALLPYVA; encoded by the coding sequence ATGGATAGAAGGAAAACAAATAAAATTTCTTTGCAGAAGAAGAGTAAATATGCAGAGCTGACGAACAAATGCCGTTTTTGCCGAATGAAAATGGATGAGGTTGATTATAAAGATTTGAAGTATTTGCAGAAGCTTATGGGCAGTCAGTCTAGATTGCTTTCGAAGAGGCGTTCTGGAAACTGCTCTACCCATCAGCGTTCTGTGAAGACCGCATTAAAAAGGGCGAGGTTTATGGCTTTGTTGCCATACGTTGCGTAA
- the ssb gene encoding single-stranded DNA-binding protein → MASLNKVYLMGNLTRDPELRYTPSGTAVASFGIAVNRTWTGQNSEKKEEVCFVDINAFGRRAEVINEYFSKGHPIFIEGRLQFNQWETKDGQKRSILRVVAENFQFIGGGSGKGGGGAGAFHETDESGQSSGDLGDLNGEEIPF, encoded by the coding sequence ATGGCAAGTCTTAATAAAGTATATTTAATGGGAAATCTTACTCGGGATCCTGAGCTCAGGTATACGCCGAGTGGTACAGCGGTTGCCAGTTTTGGTATCGCCGTCAACAGAACCTGGACGGGGCAGAATAGTGAGAAAAAAGAGGAGGTCTGTTTTGTTGATATAAATGCGTTTGGCAGACGTGCTGAGGTTATTAATGAGTATTTCAGTAAGGGGCACCCTATTTTTATTGAGGGAAGGTTGCAGTTTAATCAATGGGAAACAAAAGATGGTCAAAAACGAAGTATATTGCGTGTTGTAGCAGAAAATTTTCAGTTTATTGGTGGCGGATCGGGGAAAGGTGGGGGAGGGGCTGGTGCTTTCCATGAAACGGACGAAAGTGGTCAGTCATCAGGCGACCTGGGGGATTTGAACGGTGAGGAGATACCGTTTTAG
- the rpsF gene encoding 30S ribosomal protein S6 — translation MRLYEGMFIVNSAVANTDWDTAVGEVQGILKNRGAEILQCEKWEERKFAYIVKGQRRGVYLLIYFNAPPDSITSIKNDLKLSENVLRALIVKVDKIKEPPPGEAEIDAEVEAPEEEPVPVESKSLNE, via the coding sequence TTGAGGCTGTATGAAGGTATGTTCATTGTTAACAGTGCTGTTGCTAATACTGACTGGGATACTGCGGTTGGCGAAGTTCAGGGCATCTTGAAGAATAGAGGTGCTGAGATTCTGCAATGTGAAAAATGGGAAGAGCGGAAGTTTGCGTACATAGTGAAAGGACAGAGGCGTGGTGTCTATCTGCTTATATATTTCAATGCTCCCCCAGATTCCATCACATCGATAAAAAATGACTTAAAGCTTTCGGAAAATGTCCTGAGGGCTTTGATAGTAAAGGTGGACAAGATAAAAGAGCCGCCTCCGGGGGAAGCCGAAATTGATGCTGAAGTTGAAGCTCCAGAAGAAGAGCCCGTTCCTGTTGAATCAAAAAGTTTGAATGAGTAG
- the pth gene encoding aminoacyl-tRNA hydrolase, with protein MKVVVGLGNPGVKYAKTRHNIGFMVVDKLVGEFKAGTPKNRFESVIYECLVGGETVLLVKPQTFMNLSGGAVRKIVKKYGCRDDEILVVLDDSDLPLGKIRIREQGGGGGHKGVMSVMDCLGSDAVPRLKIGIGGCLPEYKKEFVLSPFTREEIRIIENTLDRACDAVRAWCAKGINNCMNMFN; from the coding sequence ATGAAAGTTGTCGTCGGGCTTGGGAATCCAGGAGTAAAATATGCAAAAACAAGACACAATATCGGTTTTATGGTCGTAGATAAGCTGGTTGGGGAGTTCAAAGCCGGTACTCCAAAAAACCGTTTTGAGTCTGTAATTTATGAGTGTCTGGTTGGCGGTGAGACGGTTCTTCTGGTAAAACCGCAAACGTTTATGAACCTGAGCGGTGGAGCTGTAAGAAAGATTGTAAAAAAATATGGATGCCGGGATGATGAAATTCTCGTGGTTCTCGACGATAGTGATCTCCCTCTGGGCAAAATCCGGATTCGGGAACAGGGGGGGGGCGGTGGCCACAAGGGAGTAATGTCTGTTATGGATTGCCTGGGTAGCGACGCTGTCCCCAGGTTAAAAATCGGTATAGGAGGCTGTCTGCCTGAATATAAAAAGGAGTTTGTTCTGTCGCCTTTTACACGGGAAGAGATTAGGATTATAGAAAATACTCTGGATAGAGCATGTGATGCTGTTAGGGCTTGGTGTGCGAAGGGTATAAACAATTGCATGAATATGTTTAATTAG
- a CDS encoding 50S ribosomal protein L25, which yields METLALQVEIKKEFGSRVARRLRMSGLLPAVLYGHKQENLMLLLGKKEFTKALDSGVKTVNLKWDSTGEIAIIKDVQFDTFGKEILHVDFVRIDLTEKVSTYVPIELYGTSRGVQEGGILDHAMREAEIECLAGEIPESIRINIEDLVVGKSVHVKDVKLPSNVKILENPDIIVVSVHFAAEEEVLSEEELAAGPEVITARKPEEK from the coding sequence ATGGAAACACTTGCATTACAGGTAGAGATAAAAAAAGAATTTGGTTCTCGAGTTGCGCGAAGGCTCAGGATGTCAGGCTTGTTACCTGCTGTTCTGTATGGACATAAACAGGAAAATCTCATGCTGCTTCTGGGCAAAAAAGAATTTACGAAAGCACTTGATTCGGGAGTAAAAACCGTAAATCTCAAATGGGACAGTACGGGGGAGATTGCAATTATCAAGGATGTGCAGTTTGATACCTTTGGTAAGGAGATATTGCATGTTGATTTTGTCAGGATCGATCTGACAGAGAAGGTCTCCACCTATGTGCCGATCGAGCTGTATGGTACGTCGCGTGGGGTTCAGGAAGGCGGTATTTTGGATCATGCAATGAGAGAGGCGGAGATAGAGTGTCTGGCGGGGGAAATCCCTGAAAGTATACGTATCAATATTGAAGATCTTGTTGTCGGGAAATCGGTTCATGTAAAAGATGTGAAACTCCCCTCTAATGTGAAAATTTTGGAAAATCCTGATATTATTGTCGTGTCGGTGCACTTTGCAGCTGAGGAAGAGGTTCTGTCTGAAGAGGAGCTGGCTGCCGGACCGGAGGTTATAACTGCTCGCAAGCCTGAAGAGAAATAG
- a CDS encoding ribose-phosphate pyrophosphokinase, whose amino-acid sequence MDQKSRIETLDNIKVFTGNANPDLAEKVCDYLSIPLGRAEVGRFPDGEINVKVEEDVRGADVFIVQPTSPPVNENLAELLIMIDCFRRASSARITAVLPYYGYARKDRKDEGRVPITAKLVANIITKAGADRLLTIDLHAAQIQGFFDIPVDHIFAFPVLSEYFKSLGIEDLVVVSPDVGGIKIARSYSKKLDIRMAIVDKRRIGPTETQIGFVIGDVKGKNVIIMDDLIATAGSICEAARVLKEKGVKDIYVGATHAVLCGPAIERLSNSPIKEIVVTDTIPLAEETSALGSKLKVLTVAGIVGEAIKRVHTNSSISSMFKEH is encoded by the coding sequence ATGGATCAGAAGAGTCGCATAGAAACGTTGGACAACATAAAGGTTTTTACAGGAAACGCAAACCCTGATCTGGCGGAAAAGGTGTGTGACTACCTTTCGATTCCTCTTGGAAGGGCGGAGGTTGGAAGGTTTCCGGATGGTGAAATAAATGTCAAAGTGGAAGAAGATGTCCGTGGTGCGGATGTTTTTATTGTGCAGCCGACAAGTCCGCCCGTAAACGAAAATCTGGCAGAACTTCTGATTATGATCGATTGTTTCAGAAGGGCTTCTTCTGCAAGAATAACAGCAGTGCTGCCATACTACGGTTATGCCAGGAAAGACAGAAAAGATGAAGGCCGGGTTCCTATTACGGCAAAGCTTGTAGCAAATATTATTACCAAGGCTGGTGCGGACAGATTGCTCACCATCGACCTGCATGCAGCACAGATACAGGGATTTTTTGATATACCGGTAGACCACATCTTTGCATTTCCGGTGCTGTCGGAATATTTTAAAAGTCTTGGTATCGAAGATCTGGTGGTGGTGTCGCCGGACGTTGGTGGGATAAAAATTGCGAGATCGTATTCAAAGAAGCTGGATATAAGGATGGCGATTGTTGACAAAAGGAGGATCGGTCCAACGGAGACACAGATAGGGTTTGTTATTGGTGATGTTAAGGGGAAAAACGTTATTATTATGGATGATCTGATAGCAACAGCGGGCTCAATCTGCGAGGCTGCAAGGGTTTTGAAAGAAAAGGGAGTTAAAGATATTTATGTGGGTGCGACGCACGCCGTCCTGTGTGGTCCCGCTATTGAAAGGCTATCAAATTCACCGATTAAGGAGATTGTTGTTACCGATACGATTCCTCTGGCTGAGGAGACCAGTGCCCTTGGCAGCAAATTGAAAGTCCTGACAGTGGCAGGTATTGTGGGTGAAGCTATCAAGAGGGTGCATACTAATTCATCAATAAGCTCGATGTTTAAGGAGCATTGA
- the thrS gene encoding threonine--tRNA ligase produces the protein MVKIKLPGGIEKHFQKNVTVRDVSRDDAFKNRESAIAGKLNSRIVDLDFPIDSDTTLDLVSASSAEGLEILRHSTAHLMAQAVTRLFPNAKLGIGPSIKDGFYYDFDLEQTITQEDLEKIEEEMVKIAKEDLPFRRLEEPRIAAIERMEKLNQSYKVELIKGLEDETVSFYQQDDFIDLCKGPHVSSTKNIGVFKLLSIAGAYWRGKETNPMLQRIYGTVFTNKKALEKHLKILEEIKKRDHRKIGTALDLYSFHDKGGPGLVFWHPKGAAIRNVIETFWRIEHYARGYEILYSPHIAKIDLWKTSGHLDFYKDSMFSPIEVEGQEYILRPMNCPFAILMYKSTLRSYRDLPLRWGELGTVYRYERSGVLHGLLRVRGFTQDDAHIFCRPDQLQNEIEGVLDLALFMLNCFGFDEYEIELAVRGKGNEEKYIGKNENWTLAEEALTAALNKKQLHFARMEDEAKFYGPAIDIKIKDALGRGWQGPTIQVDFNLPERFDVNYVGSDGIQHKVVMVHRTVIGAMERFLGCLIEHYGGDFPLWLAPLQARVLPISDKFNDYGIDIKSRLSKAGIRTDVDTKNAKIGLKIREGTLEKIPYLLIVGEKEVEEEAVSVRSRKKGNEGAIPLSQFMLRLEKEVRDKA, from the coding sequence ATGGTAAAGATAAAACTACCAGGAGGTATAGAAAAACATTTTCAGAAAAATGTTACCGTCAGAGATGTATCGAGGGATGACGCCTTTAAGAATCGTGAGTCTGCAATAGCAGGCAAACTAAACAGCAGGATTGTAGACCTTGATTTTCCAATCGATTCGGACACAACCCTTGACCTGGTATCCGCAAGCTCCGCCGAAGGGTTGGAAATACTTCGGCACAGTACAGCCCATCTGATGGCTCAGGCGGTTACCCGGCTGTTTCCGAATGCCAAACTGGGAATCGGCCCGTCCATAAAAGACGGTTTCTATTATGATTTTGATCTGGAACAGACAATTACCCAAGAAGACCTTGAAAAGATTGAAGAAGAAATGGTGAAAATCGCGAAGGAAGATCTGCCATTCAGAAGATTAGAAGAGCCTCGTATTGCCGCCATAGAAAGAATGGAAAAACTAAACCAGTCCTATAAGGTTGAGCTCATCAAAGGACTCGAAGATGAAACCGTTTCCTTTTATCAGCAAGACGATTTCATTGATCTGTGCAAGGGTCCGCACGTGTCAAGTACGAAGAATATCGGGGTGTTTAAACTCCTCAGTATTGCCGGGGCATATTGGAGAGGAAAAGAAACCAATCCTATGCTCCAGAGGATCTATGGTACCGTATTCACAAACAAGAAGGCACTGGAAAAGCACCTCAAGATTTTAGAAGAGATAAAAAAACGTGACCATAGAAAAATCGGTACCGCGTTAGACCTGTACAGTTTTCATGATAAAGGCGGCCCCGGACTGGTTTTCTGGCACCCGAAAGGGGCTGCAATCAGAAATGTTATTGAGACATTCTGGAGAATTGAGCACTATGCCCGCGGCTATGAAATACTGTACAGCCCCCATATTGCAAAAATAGACCTCTGGAAAACAAGTGGCCACCTGGACTTCTATAAAGACAGTATGTTTTCTCCCATAGAAGTTGAGGGTCAGGAGTATATTTTGCGGCCGATGAATTGCCCGTTTGCTATTTTAATGTATAAATCAACTTTACGCAGCTATCGTGATTTACCTTTGAGATGGGGAGAACTGGGAACTGTCTACAGATATGAAAGATCAGGGGTCTTGCATGGATTATTGCGGGTACGAGGGTTCACCCAGGATGATGCCCATATTTTCTGCAGACCCGACCAGTTACAGAACGAGATTGAAGGTGTCCTGGATTTGGCCCTCTTTATGCTGAATTGCTTTGGATTTGATGAATACGAGATTGAACTGGCTGTGAGGGGAAAAGGAAATGAGGAAAAATACATAGGAAAAAATGAAAATTGGACTCTTGCTGAGGAGGCGTTGACGGCTGCTCTTAATAAAAAGCAGTTACATTTTGCGAGGATGGAAGATGAGGCAAAATTTTATGGCCCGGCAATTGACATAAAGATAAAGGATGCACTCGGTCGGGGGTGGCAGGGACCCACTATTCAGGTTGACTTTAATCTTCCGGAAAGATTTGATGTGAATTATGTCGGCTCTGATGGTATACAACATAAAGTGGTAATGGTACATCGTACCGTAATCGGAGCCATGGAGCGGTTTCTCGGATGCCTGATAGAACATTACGGCGGTGATTTTCCTCTCTGGCTGGCACCATTACAGGCGAGGGTACTTCCCATATCTGACAAGTTCAATGATTACGGTATTGATATAAAAAGCAGGCTGTCTAAAGCAGGAATCCGTACCGATGTCGATACAAAAAATGCAAAAATCGGATTAAAGATCAGGGAAGGCACTTTAGAGAAAATACCGTACCTTCTGATTGTTGGTGAAAAAGAGGTAGAAGAGGAAGCGGTATCAGTGCGAAGTCGAAAGAAAGGTAATGAAGGCGCAATCCCGCTTTCGCAATTTATGTTACGCCTGGAGAAAGAAGTAAGGGATAAAGCTTAG
- the infC gene encoding translation initiation factor IF-3 — MDENGTQLGIVKKEDALNKALELGLDLVEVSPDSDPPVCRILNFGKYKYKQNKKTHKKTHTVQLKEIRVRPKIGEHDLQTKVKQARKFVERSDRVLVNMMFRGREMRHKEAAQDVFDVFIKALEDIAKVETLSKSKGRSVSIILSPIK; from the coding sequence ATTGATGAAAACGGTACCCAGCTCGGTATCGTAAAAAAGGAAGATGCCCTTAATAAAGCACTAGAATTAGGTTTAGATTTGGTTGAGGTGTCGCCAGACTCCGATCCTCCAGTTTGCCGTATTTTAAATTTCGGCAAATATAAATACAAGCAGAACAAAAAAACGCACAAAAAGACACACACTGTTCAGCTGAAGGAGATCAGGGTAAGGCCCAAAATAGGAGAACACGATCTTCAGACCAAGGTCAAGCAGGCAAGAAAATTTGTTGAGAGGAGCGACAGGGTTCTCGTTAATATGATGTTCAGAGGCCGGGAAATGAGACACAAAGAAGCCGCACAAGACGTTTTTGACGTATTTATCAAGGCCCTGGAGGATATTGCGAAGGTAGAAACCCTATCAAAATCCAAGGGGCGGAGTGTTAGTATTATTTTATCGCCTATTAAATAG
- the rpmI gene encoding 50S ribosomal protein L35, giving the protein MPKLKSRSCLKKRIKVSSKGKIKRQKAFAGHLMSGKSGNRRRKLRRKALVSKGFVKTLLRALGKG; this is encoded by the coding sequence ATGCCTAAATTGAAATCACGAAGCTGTCTGAAAAAAAGGATAAAGGTCTCATCAAAAGGTAAAATAAAAAGGCAAAAGGCATTTGCAGGTCACCTTATGTCCGGAAAAAGCGGAAACAGGCGAAGAAAGCTGAGGAGAAAAGCGCTTGTCTCAAAAGGCTTTGTCAAGACACTGTTGCGTGCTTTGGGAAAAGGTTAA
- the rplT gene encoding 50S ribosomal protein L20: MPRAKNGPAKKRARKRLLNATKGYFGSRRNLYRKASETYVRAMVYAYRDRKCKKRNFRKLWIIRINAAAKLRGLNYSRFMSGLKKANIEIDRKMLAETAVNDPSVFDELVELSKQHI, from the coding sequence ATGCCGAGAGCAAAAAATGGTCCAGCCAAGAAAAGAGCCAGAAAAAGGCTTCTGAATGCAACGAAAGGATATTTTGGCAGTAGACGTAATCTCTATCGGAAGGCAAGTGAAACCTATGTAAGGGCAATGGTTTACGCTTACAGAGATAGAAAATGCAAAAAAAGAAACTTCAGAAAACTCTGGATCATACGCATAAATGCAGCAGCAAAACTGCGCGGGTTAAATTACAGCCGGTTTATGAGCGGATTAAAAAAGGCTAATATTGAGATTGATAGGAAAATGCTTGCAGAAACAGCGGTAAATGATCCGTCTGTATTTGATGAATTAGTTGAACTTTCAAAGCAGCATATATAA